Genomic window (Ananas comosus cultivar F153 linkage group 1, ASM154086v1, whole genome shotgun sequence):
catttCAACAAGCCATCATGTTTCAAGAAACTTAGAAATTACCTACAAATGGCACTACTAATATTTTCGTTTTGTGCACTcaaaatttgatcattttcgCAGGGCTACGGCATGTTGACTCTCTCATCCACACTCCCATTTCTCCGCCCTCCGAAATGTATGGACTCCGCGAATTCTTCGACATGCCAACCTTCGCTTTTTCAAGTGGCCTTCTTCTATGTATCTCTCTATCTCATAGCCTTTGCTCAAGGCGGCGACAAGCCTTGTGGCCTAGCATTTGGAGCCGACCAGTTCGACCAAAATGACCCAAAGGAGAGCGTCTCGCGGAGCTCcttctttaactggtggtactTTGTCATGTCCATGGGCATGACCGTTGCGGTTGCCGTACTAAGTTATGTTCAGGATAACATCGGTTGGGGCGTCGGCTTTGGAATCCCTGGTGTTATTATGTCCTTCGCTCTTATCATCTTCTTGCTCGGGACGAAGATGTATAGATTTTATGTAGTGGACAAGGAAAGCCCCTTTGCCCGAATAGGCAAGACGTTCGTGTCGTTGGCGAGGAATTGGAAAGCGAGCCTTCTTCAACCGAGAGAAGATATAGAAAGACAACAAGACAAGTATGTTCATTCTACGCTTCTTAACTTGAGATTACTAGAATTGCACCACTAAGTCACCAAACATATAGCAAAATTTCACCTAGAtcatcaaatttgaatcctcGTGATGATTGTGCGTAACAATTAGGTCAAGCCATCAAGTGACGAcgttaaaattttcttatgaaGAGATGATGTGACAGCTGAATTACCTGTAACATTATCTCTCTATTAGGAAAATCTAATGGCACTTGACAATTTGAGTGGATTGTACATCGACCTATGTGAAATTTTAGGATAAGTTTTACATGGAGTGTCGAACTTTGCTAACCAATAtaattttgcagatttttgactAGGGAAGATGAATGTGAACAAAGTCGCATAGAAGAAGCCAAGAGAGTCCTCCGATTGTTCCCGATATGGGCGACAAGCTTAGTATATGCCGTCGCCTTCGCTCAATTGGCCACCTTCTTCACTAAGCAAGGAAGGACTTTAGATAGAAGCATCACTTCAAGCATACAAGTTCCACCCGCGGCTCTACAAAGCTTCGGAAGTCTAACTATCATGGCCTTCGTCCCCATATACGATCGAATCCTCGTGCCCTTAGCTCAGAAGTTTTCGAAGCTACATTCGGGCATCACCATGCTTCAAAGAGTCGGCATTGGAATGACCATATCCTTTATCTCAATGATAGTAGCAGCTCTAGTGGAAATGAAGAGGCTTAAGACGGCTCAAGATTTCGGCTTGATCGACGAGCCAAAAGCCACTATTCCAATGAGCTTTTGGTGGTTGGTTCCTCAATACATGCTCATTGGGCTCGCCGATGTGTTTATTGTTGTAGGATTGCAGGAGTTCTTCTACGATCAGGTCCCCGACGGTTTAAGAAGCCTCGGGCTCGCTCTCTACACGAGTATAATGGGGATCGGTAGTTTTATTAGTAGTGCTCTCATTTCCATGATCGATGAAATGACAAGCAAGAACGGTGATAGTTGGTTCTCGAATAACTTAAACCGAGCGCATCTCGATTACTTCTATTTGCTTCTCGCAGGTCTCGGTGTTTTAGAATTATGCTTATTCTTGTACTTTACGCGCAATTATAACTATAAGAAGAAGATTGATTTCTGATAGCATGAGTACTAAGGAGAAATATAATCTTAAGTACATATTTCCACAACATTGTAAAAGTTCTTTGATGATTGTAGGATGCTTTAAATTCTtgtataatttcaaattcaaagtaagatattcaatttattttatctcctcttctttatatttttatttttatgtttaaatccTTGATGCATGTATCATAAGTAGTCTTTTTTTGTAATAAATTCACAAATAGTGCTaggaaagagaaaattaattatgctaGAAGCTTAGTGAGACTAGAACTCAGGACCTCTTACTCTATAtcatgttaaaattatataaactaaTTGTTGCTCACAAAAAAACTTAAACCGttagaaaataatgttttttatattttatattcaacacaaaTGGATTATACTAGAGGAAACATGTGAAGAGACCAAAAGAGAGAGtctctgtttttctttttttttttctttttgggtaaacttcaaatatcacccttgtggtttcacactttctcattttagtaccctatggtttaaagtgtatcaagttagtgttctatgattttatttttatcttttcgtcagcttctccgttaatatttcgttaaattatatacaaaaaacttcagatacctcacctaagtttatcgaatatttactttggtactttttacttttaactttgtcactgatttaacgaaaaaaattaatagaatcgataataaaaaaataaaaatgaaaacacagatactaaattgatacactttaaatcaaaagatattaaagtgaaaaagtgttaAACTActagggtggtatttgaagtttttcctttttttttttgttgtctcTATTAAAGTAGCATGGCGCTTCAAAAGGCATAACAACAGGTTCCTTATTTGCTCTGCCTGCTTTTAGCTACACTTATCAGTAATAGAGTGTTTGACATTAGAAGATTCGAATCTTCTGCTGTAATGGGTGAAGTCCGAAAACGAAAACAATAATTTGGAGCATTTGATTCTACAGCAAATAAAGACTATCGAAGCAATCGAGGGATTTTGATCCTGCAGGCTCGAATTGCATTAAGGTCCTATTTGGATAcctttaaaaatatagtatagttaaactacGCTACATCAGTAGAAAATTTATCCTATAAAaagtttgagagagaaaaaaaataataacgtAATTTTTAAAGCATAATTATACTACTTTAGAAAATAGGGTAAAACTATAATCCACTATGCTCCAATGCGTTTCGTCGAACAGCTTTTTTCACACTATAGGACACTTTCGGGCAAGTGAAAAAAGGAGagcaaaaaaaaggaataaatggATGGTAATTAAGTGAAACAGCTGCAAATTGTTTAAATAAGTATATTTTCACCTAcattggttatatatatatatatagtaattaaaaggccaatttgcataaaaaattcacttattttgggcgtttgcaaaatcgggccacctttttcgtttttgcaaattcggtccgctttctctttcctctttctctcttcttttcgtTCTCTCGTTNcataacttcaatttttttaaaaaaatatatttccgAGAAAAATCCATTTAACAACATAGTTCTAATGCCCTATTATTGCTTTAACTAGGGATATTAGCACAAATATTTATTACTTAACagataatttttctttatacaTCAACTAGTCCACAAGCAAAGAGAAGAGCTGGGAATTTAAAGACATTTTTTATCAACATTTCAACAAGCCATTAAGTTTCAATTAACTTAGAAATTACCTTTCAAATGGcacaattaatattttctttttttttctttttttttttgagagagataggtagcacgctacccgcttcgtttattttatttataaataaacttagctggaaatgtgaatcaactaggattcgaaattgggtctcgggtaccaaccaccaagtcctttatcacttgccctagggacggtcggtaatattttctttttgtgcactcaaaatttgatcatttttgcAGGGCTACGGCATGTTAGCTATCTCATCCACACTCCCATTTCTCCGCCCTCCGAAATGCATGGACTCCGCAAATTCTTCGACATGCCAACCTTCGCCTTTTCAAGTGGCCTTCTTCTACGTATCTCTCTATCTCGTAGCCTTTGCTCAAGGCGGCAACAAGTCTTGCGGACTAGCATTCGGAGCCGACCAATTCGACCAGAATGAGCCAAAGGAGTGCGCCTCGCGAGGCTCcttctttaactggtggtactTTGTCACGTCCACGGGCATGACCTTTGCGTATATCATACTAAGTTACGTTCAGGATAACGTTGGTTGGGGCCTTGGCTTTGGAATCCCCGCTATTATTATGTCCTTCGCTCTTGTTGTCTTCTTGCTCGGGACGAAGACGTATAGAATTTATGTAGTGGAACAAGAGAGCCCCTTTGCCCGAATAGGCAAGGCGTTCGTGTCGTTGGCGAGGAGTTGGAAAGCAAGCCTTCTTCGACCGAGAGAAGACAAAGAAAGACAACAAGACGAGTATGTTCATTCTACACTTCTTACCTTGAGATGACTTAAAATGCACCATTAGTTGCCAAACATGTAGCAAAATTTTACCTAGATCATCAAATTTGGAGTTGAGCTCGAATACTCCTAGAAGCATATGTGATTCActtgtttctaattttttggcTCTTAGATTCATGCTACTATGACAGCTAATAGTAAACCCAAGACATTCAAGGAATATAAAGTTTGTAAGCAAGTGAATAGTAAATATTGCTTCTAAAAGCATTCCAGCACAATTCTCAAATTTGATTCCTCGTGATCGCTGTGTGCCACAATTAGGTCGAGCTATCAAGTGACGGCGTTAAATTTCCTTATGAAGAGATGATGCAAAAGCTGAATCACCTACAACATTATCTCTCTATAAGAAAAATCTGATGGCACTTGACGACTCTGAGTGGACTGTATAGCGACCTATGAGAAATTTTACGGTGAGTTTAATAAGGATTGTTGAAACTTACCATTTATTTTCAACAAACTTTGCTAACCGATATAATTATGAAGATATTCGACAACAGGAGATGAATGTGAACAAAGTCACATGGAAGAAGCCAAGCGAGTGCTCCGATTGTTCCCGATATGGGCGACAAGCTTAGTATACGCCGTCACTTTTGCTCAATTGGCCACCTTCTTCACTAAGCAAGGAAGGACTTTAGATAGAAGCATCACTTCAAGCATACAAGTTCCACCCGCGGCTCTACAAAGCTTCAGAAGTCTCACTATCATGGCCTTCGTCCCCGTATACGATCGATTCCTCGTGCCCTTAGCTCGGAAATTCTCGAAGCTGCATTCGGGCATCACCACGCTTAAAAGAGCCGGCATCGGAATGGCCATATCCTTTATCTCAATGGTAGTAGCAGCTCTTGTGGAAATGAAGAGGCTTCAGATGGCTCGAGATTTCGGCTTGATCGATGAGCCAAATGACACTATTCCGATGAGCTTTTGGTGGTTGGTTCCTCAATACATGCTCATTGGGCTCGCCGATGTGTTTATAGTAGTAGGATTGCAAGAGTTCTTCTACGATCAGGTCCCCGACGGTTTAAGAAGCCTCGGCATTGCTCTCTACATGAGCATACTAGGGATCGGTAGTTTTATCAGTAGTGTTCTCATTTTCGTGATCGATGAAATGACAAGCAAGAATGGTGATAGTTGGTTCTCGAATAACTTAAACCGAGCGCATCTCGATTNTGGTGATAGTTGGTTCTCGAATAACTTAAACCGAGCGCATCTCGATTACTTCTATTTGCTTCTCGCGGGTCTCGGTGTTTTAGAATTATGCTTATTCTTGTACTTTACGCGCAATTATGACTATAAGAAGAAGATTGTTTTCTGATAGCATGAGTACTTAGGAGAAATATAATCTTAAGTACATATTTCCACAACATTGTAAAAGTTCTTCGATGATTATCGGATGCTTTAAATTCTtgtataatttcaaattcaaagtaaGGTATTCAATTCATTTTATCTCCTCttgttcatatttttatttttatgttttaaatccTTGATGCATGTATCATAAGTAGTCTTTTTTTGTAATAAATTCACACATTCACAAATAGTGCTAGagaagagaaaattaattatgctaatatcatgttaaattatataaactaATTGTTGCTCCCAAAAAATTTAAGGCGTAGATGGATTATACTAGAGGAAACATGTGAAGAGACCAAAAGAGAGAATctctgtttttcttcttttttttcttcttgggtaaacttcaaataccgcctctttggtttcacactttttcactttagtaccctgtagtttaaagtgtataaagttAGTGTTCTATagcttcatttttatcttttcgtcagcttctccgttaacatttcgttaaattatatacaaaaaacttcagatactttacctaggtttatcgaatattcactctGGTATCATTtcttttaactttgtcactaatttaacgaaaaaaattagtataatcgataataaaatgataaaaataaaaccacatgatactaaattgatacattttaaaccaaaaggtcttaaagtgaaaaagtgtgaaaccacagaggtggtatttgaagtttttcctttcttttttttgtctctaTTAAAGTAGCATGGTGCTTCAAAAGGCATAACAATAGATTCCTTATTTGCTCTGTTTCTGTTTTTAGCTACAGTTATCAGTAATAGAGTGTTTGACATCAGAAGATTCGAAGCTTCTGCTGTAATGGGTGAAGTCGGAAAACGAAAACAACAATTTGGAGCTTCTGATTCTGCAGCAAACAAAGACTATCGAAGCAATCGAGGGATTTTGATCCTGCAGGTTCGAATTGCAGTAATTGGAAGATGCAAAAGCTGTGAAAGCTCTTTGGAACTTTTCTGCTCCAATGCATTTCCTCAAACAGCATTTCACACTACAGGACACTTTTGGgcgaaaaaagaagaacaaaaaagaaggaATAAATGGATGGTAATTAAGTGAAATAGCTACAAATTGCTTAAAATAAGTATATTTTGGCCTACATTGGTTATATAGTAATTAAAAACACTACTTTtatgttataaaaatttatttttttttgaaaaaaaatagcgtGTTATCGCTTTATTCATTTAGAAAATGAATTTAACTACAAGATGAGACAGTCTAAATCTCGTAGGAAATACAAAAAAATCAATCTATAGtattacgaaaaaaaaagtgaatccATAAGTCTTTGAGAGATCTTATCTCTGCCAGTAAGCATTCACGAgcattcttttgtttctttccgGCTAAAGAACCCACCAAGCAGCAGCAATAGTCACTAACTCTCTCCCTCTTATACTCCTCCTCTGCTACAGCTCATCTCCTAGATCCCTTTAGGAGATGAATAATTCTGTAAAAAAGTGTTTGTTTGATAAAAATCTTTTCAATAATGCtgtaaaaattcaaacaaaaattaaaaatgcttattatatatgaatgcaatcGTCAccgaaaaagcatgcatgtacAAACACCAAATATGAAAAACGTGTGTGCCTAGTTTCTAATTACTCTCGTCGACTTAGTCTTGTTCCATggccatttattttattttatttttactattgtCCGTAAGCTCCGTACAATAATCTTTTGTTTATAGGCTCCGTACAAATCACTATGTTCACGTAATCATAAGTACCTCTAAAATTAGAGATATAAGTTTATACGCTtcgatagtaaaattaaaattttaaaaatttaaatagtcaaaaaataatatttttaatatttaaattaattttttattctgataCCGTATTAAATAGACGACGATCCTATGTTTAGCACTTATAAAGAGAGAGgcaaaaaaggaagaagaggaagaagaagaagagtgagAGTTGGGAGGAATGGATCCGGATCCCCTCCTCGCCGGATCGGAGGCGTTGATCGGCGTCGTCGACTACCGCTGCCGCCCTGTCCGCCGCTCCTCCTCTGGCCGCTGGACCGCCGCGCTCTTCGTCATGGGTATGACCACCCTCCCCTCTTTCCCTCTCACTAAAATTCTTTGTCCGTCCTGCGTAATTGTAATTCGACGATCTCTGTATCGTCGGATTCTGATCATGCACACCAGGGCTCGAGTTCGCGGTGCGGTTCGCGTACTACGGCGTGTCATCGAACCTGATCACGTACCTGACGGGGCCGCTGGGGCAGTcgactgccgccgccgccgccgccgtgaaCGCGTGGTCGGGCGCCGCGTCCATGCTGCCGCTGCTCGGCGCCTTCGTCGCCGACTCCTTCCTCGGCCGCTACCGGACCATCGTCCTCGCCGCCCTCCTCTACACGGCGGTCCGTAACAattctttctaaaattaaaatctaattcgatagataaataaaatatggtatataatatttattattattataaaaaaaattaatattttaaaatttataatttataataaaatatattgaaattttgtgTATGGAGAGTTCCCCAATCATGTGGCCGTtgagttcaattttttttttatttacattatttctttagtttttgacttttttttacaattaagaaattttagttaaatattttaaagattttgtcatatttatctataattttattagatttaacaGTAATATGTACTTTTTTTTGTGGTAGTAAATGCACTTTTTAGCAAATGTATTTACAATATTTAGCAACTAATAGCTAATTAAATTTACTCAAGGActataataagttaaataaaaaatatcaaaagcttaaaaaaaaaattgcccgTAGTTGAGGTGATCTCCTcatatttttatacataatctTTGTCACAAATATGgactttttgcttttttttttttaattttctaaaaagtgTTTGTGAAGTACAAGTTATCCCTACAAACCCAGTAATGCTAATTAAGAAAAGAGTACGGATGATAATTAgtcattattttaatattattttttgttggagtATTGATTGTTGAAAACAGTGTTAGAAAAGTCaaatttaatctttaaattatttagatttataaTTAATACGAAAGATTAGAAAAGTGGACATGGTTTATGAAAACACGATAGAAATGCTTTTCGTAGAGTAGTTTCGAACTTTTTGAATGATACATAAACTGAGCTTTTTGCTGATCGCTATTTTTTACGATACAATCAGAATCCATCGCTATCGAAATTTACGTGCATGTTGAAATCTAATAAACTTCGAACACCGTAAGCTTTTGATCGTTTAAAATTAGAGAGAATTGAAgagcttttagaaaaaaaattccacggtagatatttgattaaatctttaatgttcattttcaaccgttaaaattgaaaattgtcTGTTATATTTGTTTCCAATGAAATTGTGAGAGGTTGCATCGTCACATCCCCTCGCGACAAGAAAGTTTAGAATGCGACAGTTATATTAATAGCGTCGCATCCTAACTAATCAAATAAtttcttttgaatttaaaaaatatttttattgtactttttttcaAATGAAGAGATGTAATTGACTtattattgatgatgtggtgcaagtgtgacacaGTAGATTTCCTTCCTCGCGACACTGGTGGGAGAAAAATCCACGTGGCAGAGAAATTTTACGCTGTGGGACCcactataattataataatttaataaatatagtttttaaaattattaaaatattatttaaaaaaccaACATTGGTAATTACTGAGATGTCAATTTCCAGAGGATAATTCAGTCGCTAAATccataaataaaaaagtggaCTCATGATTAGCATTTCGAAagatattgttaaaaaaaaaaatcacaaaacaaTTAAAGCGCTCCTTAATACGTACGTATATCaacacatggtattaaagtgagaaagtgcgaaaccataggatactaacttgatacactttaaaccacagggtactaaagtgagaaagtgcgaaactacaggaaagtttttgaagttttttcttataaaaataatatttcaagGAATCCGGAGTATTACTTTTGTTTTTCTCCGAATATTTATGACAAGTTCGGTCAAAAATATTGAAGATTGTTAaaaggctaaaatatagaaaatatatactcttgtaaatattgattttttaactcttttttttttgacttttaaaaatctatattctaTCACCTGAAAATTTCCCCACCTCCCGTCCCGTCCGTCACTTTCcatccatttcttataatttatactgaaaatatctttaaaaataatataaatatattaaaaaattattattttttctttatagagCAAATAAGGGCAATTTGATTATTTCCCCTCTCTTTTAACAGTGTAATCCCCtaataatatttagaaaattttaaagtggcaaaatataaattttttaaaagtcagaaaaaaaaaaaagtgaaaaaaaaaattttagcaagTTTTCTGGATTTCAGCATTATTAGAAATACAACAATTCAAGAGAAAAGTGGAATCTTCTAATAAGATAATTCAATTCCAAAATtggatgtttttttttagagataggtagtatgctatctgcttcgtttatttaatttaaaaataaatttagctgaaaatatgaatcaactggGATTTGAACTTGGATTTAAGCCCTTTGCCAATTCCAAAGCTGGATGTGGTTGTAAATAAAACCAAGGATGAGACAACCTAGAGAGATTGGACATCTCTATCAAATTTGTCCATACAATGTGCAAATTAAAACCTGCTTTTATTTTCCTCCTTAATTTGGTCCCAAAAAACTAGGAATTTAAACCTTGTCATGTCAAGTTAGGTTTAGTACAATGGCATGGGTGGTAGATGATGGAAGGGGAGATATTTATGCCTATGAATTTAGACCTTTCAACCTTTATCAATTTTGgattattaattcttttttttttatttcctacaCAATTGTTTGGTTGTAATCCACAGTTTATGTATTCAAGTCCAAAAAAGGggcattttttttccctttataaTCAATGAGTTAGTTTCAAAATAAGTATTGGTgccctttttcttgtttttaatttttcctaCTAAGTTGGCTTTAATCACTTTCAAATTTTCCAAAAACTTTGATTGTTAATCATTTCTCTTGATTTCGAACGGTTCTCACCTATTtgaaaagaagatgatgatgttAATAGGTTCAAAATTACTAATAACATATGCGTACATTGAATCTGATTGTTATTTGCCAAGTAAAAGCGATCNGTAGAAAAGTTTCGAACTTTACTTTTCACGGTAGATATTTAATTAGAGAGAATTGaagagtttttagaaaaaaagatttcacggtagatatttaattaaatctttaatgttcattttcaaccgttaaaattgaaaattgtcCGTTAAATTTCTGTCCAATGAAATTGTGCGAGGTTGCATCATCACATCCACGGGCGACAAAAAATTTTAGCGTGGTGTCCCtaacaaatcaaatattttttttaaaatttaaaaaatatttttattgtactgttTTTAAATAAAGAGATataattgacttgttattgatgatatgCTGCAATTGTGACACAATAGATTTTCTCCCTCGTGACACACGTCGGAGAAAAATCCACGTGGCTGTGACGTTATACACTGTGGGGGACCcactataattataatttaataaatgtagtttttaaaattattaaaatattatttaaaaaaccaACATTGGTAATTACTGAGATGTCAATTTCCAGAAGATAATTCAGTCACTAAATCCACAAATACAAAAATGGACTCATGATTAATATTTCGAAAGATATtgttcaacaaaataaaaaaaggcttGTCTTGGCACAGAACAATGAAAGCGCTCCTTAATACAAATATCAgcacattaataatatataaaaataatatgttttaaaaaataaagtattattCTTCTTTGTTTCTAAATACGTATATCAgtacattaataatttataaaaataatatttcaagGAACAAGGAATCTAGAGTATTACTCCTGTTTTTCTCCGAATATTTATGATGAGTTCGGTCAAGAATATTGAAGATTATTAGAAGGCTAAACTACAGAAAATACTCTTGTAAATattgatcttttaatttttccttttttactttatctatattttaccaCCTGAAAATTTCAAAGTTGATGTAGAAAACACTCTTGTAAATACcgttaatttttcctttttgactttatctatattttaccaCCTGAAAATATCAAATTGATGCAGAAAATACTCTTGTAAATATcgatcttttaatttttccttttcgACTTTATCGATATTTTAcgcgccccccccccc
Coding sequences:
- the LOC109712537 gene encoding protein NRT1/ PTR FAMILY 5.10-like, with translation MDSDPLLGGSEPLIGVVDYRGRPVRHSSSGRWTAALFVMALEFAVRFAFYGVSSNLITYLTGPLGQSTATAAAAVNAWSGTASMLPLLGAFLADSFLGRYRIIVLAAGLYATGYGMLTLSSTLPFLRPPKCMDSANSSTCQPSLFQVAFFYVSLYLIAFAQGGDKPCGLAFGADQFDQNDPKESVSRSSFFNWWYFVMSMGMTVAVAVLSYVQDNIGWGVGFGIPGVIMSFALIIFLLGTKMYRFYVVDKESPFARIGKTFVSLARNWKASLLQPREDIERQQDKFLTREDECEQSRIEEAKRVLRLFPIWATSLVYAVAFAQLATFFTKQGRTLDRSITSSIQVPPAALQSFGSLTIMAFVPIYDRILVPLAQKFSKLHSGITMLQRVGIGMTISFISMIVAALVEMKRLKTAQDFGLIDEPKATIPMSFWWLVPQYMLIGLADVFIVVGLQEFFYDQVPDGLRSLGLALYTSIMGIGSFISSALISMIDEMTSKNGDSWFSNNLNRAHLDYFYLLLAGLGVLELCLFLYFTRNYNYKKKIDF
- the LOC109712567 gene encoding protein NRT1/ PTR FAMILY 5.10-like, whose amino-acid sequence is MLAISSTLPFLRPPKCMDSANSSTCQPSPFQVAFFYVSLYLVAFAQGGNKSCGLAFGADQFDQNEPKECASRGSFFNWWYFVTSTGMTFAYIILSYVQDNVGWGLGFGIPAIIMSFALVVFLLGTKTYRIYVVEQESPFARIGKAFVSLARSWKASLLRPREDKERQQDESSYQVTALNFLMKR
- the LOC109715116 gene encoding protein NRT1/ PTR FAMILY 5.10-like, which gives rise to MEEAKRVLRLFPIWATSLVYAVTFAQLATFFTKQGRTLDRSITSSIQVPPAALQSFRSLTIMAFVPVYDRFLVPLARKFSKLHSGITTLKRAGIGMAISFISMVVAALVEMKRLQMARDFGLIDEPNDTIPMSFWWLVPQYMLIGLADVFIVVGLQEFFYDQVPDGLRSLGIALYMSILGIGSFISSVLIFVIDEMTSKNGDSWFSNNLNRAHLDXGDSWFSNNLNRAHLDYFYLLLAGLGVLELCLFLYFTRNYDYKKKIVF